The segment ACAAAACGTATTTACATAGAAATAAAATCAGGAGAAATGAAATAATTGCAGAAACATCAAAAAATGGCAGTAATACTGAAATCACGCTATGGAGCCGCCCTCAGTGTGACGGGCCTACAGATGGACTGTAAACGTCTCTCTGGATCTCATAGATTTGGACTTTAATCTGTTTGTTGTGAAATGAGTCGGTCACAAACTTCGTCGCTGATCTCAGAGGATCCATCGcagctttttaaaatgcaaacgCAAACCTCCCTCCTGCCGTCACTTCCTGACTGACGGAGCGGAGGTTCTTCTCCCCCCTGACCTCAGAGGTGAGTCTGCAGGTCGTCTCATTATCAGCAGGTAAATATTGTCACACTGACGTCAGAGCTGCTCTCATATAAACCCTTCATGTCTCAGACTGAGACTCAGCATCCAGAGGCGTCTCTCAGTGTCCCTCAGCGTCCCGCACGGTCCGAGTCCATCAGCGCCATGCTCAGCGGCAGGATGCTGCTCCTCAGCGCCTCCTGCTGGCTGCTGGTTGTTTTGGGGAGCAGCAAGGAGCTGATAGAGAAGCGATCACCTGGAGACACTGCCATCAAGacacaagaggaggaggaactgGTGAGTCCCAACACACAGACTCAACATCTGTCGAAGGTTAGATAACAACAGCTGTAACAAACACGTAACCAAAGTCAGCAACCGTCTCAGACGCAGACGCAGCAGCGTTTGTTCTGCTCTTGTGTTGTTTACAGAGTTGGACATGCAGcagtgtctctgtccctgtcctcGTC is part of the Epinephelus moara isolate mb chromosome 10, YSFRI_EMoa_1.0, whole genome shotgun sequence genome and harbors:
- the LOC126397096 gene encoding uncharacterized protein LOC126397096 isoform X5 codes for the protein MSQTETQHPEASLSVPQRPARSESISAMLSGRMLLLSASCWLLVVLGSSKELIEKRSPGDTAIKTQEEEELTWMETVRDTGLVGGVIQPQDRSSAGSSGEVKEQTAAVVREEARLGSCL
- the LOC126397096 gene encoding uncharacterized protein LOC126397096 isoform X2; protein product: MSQTETQHPEASLSVPQRPARSESISAMLSGRMLLLSASCWLLVVLGSSKELIEKRSPGDTAIKTQEEEELTWMETVRDTGLVGGVIQPQGGLVGGVIQPQGGLVGGVIQPQDRSSAGSSGEVKEQTAAVVREEARLGSCL
- the LOC126397096 gene encoding uncharacterized protein LOC126397096 isoform X4; the encoded protein is MSQTETQHPEASLSVPQRPARSESISAMLSGRMLLLSASCWLLVVLGSSKELIEKRSPGDTAIKTQEEEELTWMETVRDTGLVGGVIQPQGGLVGGVIQPQDRSSAGSSGEVKEQTAAVVREEARLGSCL
- the LOC126397096 gene encoding cocaine- and amphetamine-regulated transcript protein-like isoform X3, producing MSQTETQHPEASLSVPQRPARSESISAMLSGRMLLLSASCWLLVVLGSSKELIEKRSPGDTAIKTQEEEELIEALQEVLEKLKNKQLPSSEKKLGWVPACDAGEQCAVRKGSRIGKLCGCPGGTVCNFTVLKCL